In Mycolicibacterium mucogenicum DSM 44124, the following are encoded in one genomic region:
- a CDS encoding dipeptide ABC transporter ATP-binding protein encodes MTQMPNEGAAPLLDIRDLQVDFRAQGKSVPAVRGVSLTVYPGQTVAIVGESGSGKSTTAAAVLGLLPGTGKVTGGQILFDGQDLATASRRDFEKIRGSGVGLVPQDPNTNLNPVWRVGFQIRETLQANGAAKRGDARKRAIALLSEAGMRDADKRVNQFPHEYSGGMRQRALIAIGLACRPKLLIADEPTSALDVTVQRQILDHLEELTTELGTAVLLITHDLGLAAERASHLVVMYKGRVVESGPALQILQDPHHEYTKRLVRAAPSSAARRADGELVGNQALQPKVTGTSAESSLDVSSGPQDVLVAANLVKDFPIRGAVPFRGGSTFRAVNDVSFTLRRGTTTAVVGESGSGKSTVARMVLGLLEATSGTVHFDGQDVTSLRGAAAKEFRRRVQPVFQNPYGSLDPMYSIYRAIAEPLNIHGIGDKSARTARVKELLDLVALPQSVMQRFPNELSGGQRQRVAIARALALNPEVVVCDEAVSALDVLVQAQILTLLRDLQNELGLSYLFITHDLAVVKEIAHNVIVMSRGEVVDSGPTDQVYENPTSDYTRMLIDAIPGGTIELAG; translated from the coding sequence ATGACCCAGATGCCGAACGAGGGCGCCGCGCCGCTGCTCGACATCCGCGACCTGCAGGTCGACTTCCGCGCGCAGGGCAAGTCGGTGCCGGCGGTGCGAGGCGTGAGCCTCACCGTCTACCCAGGGCAGACCGTGGCCATCGTCGGCGAGTCCGGGTCGGGCAAATCGACGACGGCCGCCGCGGTGCTCGGACTGTTGCCGGGGACCGGCAAGGTGACCGGCGGTCAGATCCTGTTCGACGGCCAGGACCTGGCCACCGCGTCGCGCCGCGACTTCGAGAAGATCCGGGGCAGCGGCGTGGGTCTGGTCCCGCAGGACCCCAACACGAACCTGAACCCGGTGTGGCGCGTCGGATTTCAGATCCGCGAAACCCTGCAGGCCAATGGCGCGGCGAAGCGGGGTGACGCGCGCAAACGCGCGATCGCTCTGCTGAGCGAGGCAGGGATGCGCGACGCCGACAAGCGGGTCAATCAGTTCCCGCACGAGTACTCGGGCGGCATGCGCCAGCGGGCGCTGATCGCGATCGGACTCGCGTGCCGGCCCAAGTTGCTGATCGCCGACGAGCCGACCTCGGCCCTGGACGTCACCGTGCAGCGGCAGATCCTGGACCACCTCGAGGAGCTGACCACCGAGCTCGGTACAGCAGTCCTGCTCATCACGCACGATCTCGGCCTGGCCGCGGAACGCGCCAGCCACCTTGTCGTCATGTACAAGGGGCGGGTGGTCGAGTCGGGACCCGCCCTACAGATCCTGCAGGACCCGCACCACGAGTACACCAAGCGGCTGGTCCGCGCGGCGCCCTCGTCGGCCGCGCGGCGCGCCGACGGCGAGCTCGTTGGCAACCAGGCGCTGCAGCCCAAGGTCACCGGCACCAGCGCCGAATCCAGCCTGGACGTGTCGTCGGGCCCTCAGGACGTGCTGGTCGCGGCGAACCTGGTCAAGGACTTCCCGATCCGCGGTGCCGTCCCGTTCCGCGGCGGCTCGACCTTTCGTGCCGTGAACGACGTCAGTTTTACCCTGCGGCGCGGGACGACCACCGCGGTGGTCGGCGAGTCCGGCTCGGGAAAGTCGACGGTGGCGCGCATGGTGCTGGGACTCTTGGAAGCTACCTCGGGCACAGTGCATTTCGACGGGCAGGACGTCACCTCGCTGCGCGGCGCGGCAGCGAAGGAGTTCCGCCGCCGCGTGCAGCCGGTGTTCCAGAACCCCTACGGGTCACTCGATCCGATGTACTCCATCTACCGGGCGATCGCCGAGCCGCTGAACATCCATGGCATCGGAGACAAGTCCGCCCGCACCGCCCGGGTGAAGGAACTGCTGGATCTGGTCGCACTGCCGCAGTCGGTCATGCAGCGCTTTCCCAACGAACTGTCCGGCGGTCAGCGGCAGCGCGTCGCCATCGCCCGCGCGCTCGCCCTCAACCCTGAGGTAGTGGTGTGCGATGAGGCAGTGTCGGCGCTGGACGTCTTGGTGCAGGCGCAGATCCTGACGCTGCTGCGCGATCTGCAGAACGAGCTCGGCCTGAGTTACCTGTTCATCACCCACGACCTGGCGGTGGTGAAGGAGATCGCCCACAACGTGATCGTGATGTCCCGCGGCGAGGTGGTGGATTCCGGACCCACCGATCAGGTGTACGAGAACCCGACGTCCGACTACACCCGAATGCTGATCGACGCGATCCCGGGCGGGACGATCGAGCTTGCCGGCTGA
- a CDS encoding cupin domain-containing protein translates to MDSLAGHAAWFGPNAPGYAWKSVADVDPVEIFPGITARLLWQGEDGAKAAVTTIAPGAVWGDEDHHSPGPEEVYVVSGVFNDGVNDYPAGTFLHAPAGSWHVPQSASGCVLFLFYPQG, encoded by the coding sequence GTGGACTCACTCGCGGGACATGCAGCCTGGTTCGGCCCCAACGCCCCCGGGTATGCCTGGAAATCAGTGGCCGACGTCGACCCGGTCGAAATCTTCCCAGGCATCACGGCCCGGCTGCTGTGGCAGGGCGAAGACGGCGCCAAGGCGGCGGTGACGACCATCGCCCCCGGTGCGGTATGGGGTGACGAGGACCACCACAGTCCAGGGCCAGAGGAGGTGTACGTCGTCTCCGGTGTGTTCAACGACGGCGTAAACGACTATCCCGCAGGGACTTTCCTGCACGCACCGGCGGGATCATGGCACGTTCCACAGTCGGCGTCGGGTTGTGTGTTGTTTCTCTTCTACCCGCAGGGCTAG
- a CDS encoding UPF0182 family protein has translation MGMRPAARMPKLTRRSRILVGIALLIVGLLMVGPRLVDAYVDWLWFGEIGFRSVFSTVLVTRLVVFLVAGVFIGAVAFGGMALAYRSRPVFVPASGPNDPVARYRATVLSRLRLFAIGVPVFIGLLAGFVAQTYWVRVQLFLHGGSFGITDPEFGKDLGFYAFDLPFYRLVLGYLFVGVFLMLVGNLLGHYVFGGIRLSGRQGALSRAARMQLVSLVGILVLLKAVAYWFDRYELLSHTRAGKPFTGAGYTDINAVLPAKLILLAIAVICAVAVFSALVLRDLRIPAIGLVLLLLSSVIVGAGWPMLVEQFSVKPNAAQKERDYISRSITATRDAYGLTGDSVTYRDYSGNAPATAEQVAADRATTSNIRLLDPTIVGPAFTQFQQGKNFYSFPDQLSIDRYNGPDGKLRDFVVAARELNPDRLIDNQRDWINKHSVYTHGNGFIASPANTVRGIANDPNQNGGYPEFLASVVGANGAAVSPGPAPLDQPRVYFGPVIASAPSDYAIVGKNGADREYDYETNTETKNYTYGGTGGVDIGNWLARSVFAAKFAERNFLFSSVIGPNSKILFNRDPAHRVEAVAPWLTTDSTVYPAIVNKRMVWIVDGYTTLDNYPYSELTSLSSATADSNEVAVNRMLPDKQVSYIRNSVKATVDAYDGTVTLYEQDEHDPVLQAWMKVFPDTVKPKSAISKELAEHLRYPEDLFKVQRMLLAKYHVNDPVTFFSTSDFWDVPLDPNPTASSFQPPYYIVAKDLATGGDSSSFQLTTAMNRFRRDFLAAYISASSDPATYGKITVLTIPGQVNGPKLAFNAISTDTAVSQDLGVIGRDNQNRIRWGNLLTLPVGQGGLLYVAPVYASPGASDAASSYPRLIRVAMMYNDKVGYGPTVRDALNGIFGPGAGATATGPAPTDVPAGTPPPAAVPGAVQPPAAGPQPPPVAVQSPGVPLTLSPAKAAALQDVNAALDGMRAAQQSGNFAQYGAALQKLDDAMAKYRDAK, from the coding sequence GTGGGGATGCGGCCTGCGGCGAGGATGCCGAAGCTGACGCGACGAAGCCGAATCCTGGTCGGGATCGCGTTGCTGATCGTCGGTTTGTTGATGGTCGGCCCGCGACTGGTCGACGCCTACGTGGACTGGTTGTGGTTCGGCGAGATCGGTTTCCGCTCGGTGTTCAGCACCGTGCTGGTGACGCGCCTGGTGGTCTTCCTGGTGGCCGGCGTCTTCATCGGCGCCGTGGCGTTCGGGGGAATGGCACTGGCGTACCGGTCGCGTCCGGTGTTCGTGCCGGCGTCCGGACCGAACGACCCGGTGGCCCGTTACCGCGCCACCGTCCTGTCGCGGCTGCGGTTGTTCGCCATCGGGGTCCCGGTGTTCATCGGGCTGCTGGCCGGATTCGTGGCGCAGACCTACTGGGTGCGGGTGCAGCTGTTCCTGCACGGTGGCTCGTTCGGCATCACCGATCCCGAATTCGGTAAGGATCTGGGCTTCTACGCGTTCGACCTGCCGTTCTACCGGCTGGTGCTCGGCTACCTGTTCGTCGGCGTCTTCCTGATGCTGGTCGGGAACCTGTTGGGCCACTACGTGTTCGGCGGCATCCGGTTGTCGGGCCGCCAGGGCGCGCTGAGCCGCGCGGCGCGCATGCAGCTGGTGTCGCTGGTGGGAATCTTGGTGCTGCTCAAGGCTGTTGCCTACTGGTTCGACCGGTACGAGCTGCTCAGCCACACCCGTGCCGGCAAGCCGTTCACCGGTGCCGGCTACACCGACATCAACGCGGTGCTGCCGGCGAAGCTGATCCTGCTGGCGATCGCGGTGATCTGCGCGGTGGCTGTGTTTTCGGCGTTGGTGTTGCGGGACTTGCGGATTCCCGCGATCGGCTTGGTCCTGCTGCTGCTGAGCTCGGTGATCGTCGGGGCCGGCTGGCCCATGCTGGTCGAGCAGTTCAGCGTCAAACCCAATGCGGCGCAGAAGGAACGCGATTACATCAGTCGCAGTATCACGGCGACGCGCGACGCGTACGGGTTGACCGGCGACTCGGTGACCTACCGTGACTACAGCGGCAACGCGCCCGCCACCGCCGAGCAGGTGGCGGCCGACCGGGCGACGACGTCGAACATCCGGCTGCTCGACCCGACCATCGTCGGACCGGCCTTCACGCAGTTCCAGCAGGGCAAGAACTTCTACAGCTTCCCGGACCAGCTGTCCATCGACCGCTACAACGGGCCTGACGGCAAGCTGCGCGACTTCGTCGTCGCGGCACGGGAATTGAACCCGGACCGCCTGATCGACAACCAGCGCGACTGGATCAACAAGCACTCGGTCTACACCCACGGCAACGGCTTCATCGCCTCGCCCGCCAACACGGTGCGCGGTATCGCCAACGACCCCAACCAGAACGGCGGCTACCCGGAGTTCCTGGCCAGCGTGGTCGGCGCCAACGGCGCGGCCGTCTCGCCCGGTCCGGCGCCACTGGATCAGCCGCGCGTGTACTTCGGTCCGGTGATCGCCAGTGCACCATCGGATTACGCGATCGTCGGCAAGAACGGCGCCGACCGCGAGTACGACTACGAAACCAACACCGAGACGAAGAACTACACCTACGGTGGTACCGGCGGTGTGGACATCGGTAACTGGCTGGCCCGTTCGGTCTTCGCCGCGAAGTTCGCCGAGCGGAACTTCTTGTTCTCCAGCGTGATCGGGCCGAACAGCAAGATTCTGTTCAACCGTGACCCGGCCCACCGGGTCGAGGCGGTGGCGCCGTGGCTGACCACCGATTCGACCGTCTACCCGGCGATCGTCAACAAGCGCATGGTGTGGATCGTCGACGGCTACACCACCCTGGACAACTACCCGTACTCGGAGTTGACGTCGCTGTCGAGTGCGACCGCCGACTCCAATGAGGTTGCGGTCAACCGGATGTTGCCGGACAAGCAGGTGTCCTACATCCGGAACTCGGTGAAGGCCACCGTCGACGCCTACGACGGCACCGTCACGCTGTACGAGCAGGACGAGCACGACCCGGTGCTGCAGGCGTGGATGAAGGTGTTCCCGGACACCGTGAAGCCGAAGTCCGCCATCTCCAAGGAACTCGCCGAGCACCTGCGCTACCCCGAGGACCTGTTCAAGGTCCAGCGCATGCTGCTGGCCAAGTACCACGTCAACGATCCGGTGACGTTCTTCTCGACGTCCGACTTCTGGGACGTGCCGCTCGACCCCAACCCGACGGCCAGCAGCTTCCAGCCGCCGTACTACATCGTCGCGAAAGACCTTGCCACGGGCGGGGATTCGTCGTCGTTCCAGCTGACCACGGCGATGAACCGGTTCCGGCGGGACTTCCTCGCCGCGTACATCAGCGCCAGCTCCGATCCGGCCACGTACGGCAAGATCACGGTGCTGACCATCCCGGGTCAGGTGAACGGCCCCAAGCTGGCGTTCAACGCGATCAGTACCGACACGGCCGTCAGCCAGGATCTCGGCGTCATCGGCCGGGACAACCAGAACCGGATCCGGTGGGGCAATCTCTTGACGCTGCCGGTCGGGCAGGGCGGGTTGCTCTATGTCGCACCGGTTTACGCCTCGCCAGGCGCCAGTGACGCGGCCTCGTCGTACCCGCGACTGATCCGTGTGGCGATGATGTACAACGACAAGGTCGGCTACGGTCCGACGGTCCGTGACGCCCTCAACGGCATCTTCGGCCCAGGTGCCGGCGCCACCGCGACCGGTCCGGCGCCGACCGACGTGCCGGCCGGCACGCCGCCTCCGGCGGCCGTTCCGGGGGCCGTCCAGCCGCCTGCCGCGGGACCGCAGCCCCCGCCGGTGGCGGTGCAATCACCTGGCGTGCCGCTCACGCTGTCGCCCGCGAAAGCGGCTGCCCTGCAAGATGTCAACGCGGCCCTCGACGGCATGCGTGCGGCCCAGCAGAGCGGCAATTTCGCCCAGTACGGCGCCGCGCTGCAGAAGCTCGACGACGCCATGGCCAAGTACCGCGACGCCAAGTAG
- a CDS encoding YlbL family protein has product MNRRISTLVVALVPIIVFVVLVSVVTVPFVSLGPGPTFDTLGEVDGKKVVDIKGDIKVHPTSGHLNMTTVSQSDGLTLGQALALWMSGREQLVPRDLVYPPDKSKEQVDKANNADFKNSEEDAEYAALSYLKYPKAVTVQAVADPGPSAGQLRPGDAIDAVNGVPVANVEEFTALLKKTKPGDHVVLDYRRKNAGIGVTTITLGANKDRDYGYLGTTVLNAPWAPFVIDFNLANIGGPSAGLMFSLAVVDKLTDGNLNGGKFVAGTGTIGDDGKVGPIGGITHKMLAAREAGATVFMVPAENCAEAASAHLDGLGLIKVENLSGAVDALHTVSAGGEPPRC; this is encoded by the coding sequence GTGAACAGGCGGATTTCTACGCTCGTGGTCGCTCTGGTGCCGATCATCGTGTTCGTCGTGCTGGTGTCGGTGGTGACCGTGCCGTTCGTCTCGCTGGGTCCCGGCCCGACGTTCGACACGCTCGGTGAGGTCGACGGCAAGAAGGTCGTCGACATCAAGGGCGACATCAAGGTGCACCCGACGTCGGGGCACCTGAACATGACGACGGTGTCGCAGAGCGACGGGCTGACGCTGGGGCAGGCGCTGGCGCTGTGGATGTCGGGCCGCGAGCAGCTGGTGCCGCGCGATCTGGTGTACCCGCCGGACAAGTCCAAGGAGCAGGTCGACAAGGCCAACAATGCCGACTTCAAGAACTCCGAGGAAGACGCCGAGTACGCGGCGTTGAGCTACCTGAAGTACCCGAAGGCGGTGACGGTCCAGGCCGTCGCCGATCCCGGACCCTCGGCCGGTCAGTTGCGTCCCGGCGACGCCATCGACGCGGTCAACGGCGTTCCGGTGGCCAACGTCGAAGAGTTCACCGCGCTGCTGAAGAAGACCAAGCCGGGGGACCACGTCGTGCTCGACTACCGGCGCAAGAACGCCGGGATCGGCGTCACGACGATCACTTTGGGCGCCAACAAGGACCGTGACTACGGCTACCTCGGTACGACGGTGCTCAACGCGCCGTGGGCGCCGTTCGTCATCGACTTCAACCTGGCCAACATCGGTGGCCCGTCGGCCGGTCTGATGTTCAGCCTGGCCGTCGTCGACAAGCTGACCGACGGAAACCTCAACGGCGGCAAGTTCGTTGCGGGCACCGGCACCATCGGCGACGACGGCAAGGTGGGCCCGATCGGCGGCATCACGCACAAGATGCTGGCCGCCCGCGAAGCCGGCGCGACGGTGTTCATGGTGCCCGCCGAGAACTGCGCCGAAGCGGCTTCGGCCCACCTGGACGGACTCGGGCTGATCAAGGTCGAGAACCTCAGTGGTGCAGTCGACGCGCTGCACACCGTGTCCGCTGGTGGCGAACCTCCCCGCTGCTGA
- a CDS encoding zinc-dependent metalloprotease: MADLPFGFSSGDDPDRDKSKKEPGPGSSGGSSDPFGFGNAFGGPGGAGMPDLGQIFTQLGAMFSGAGASMNNPQSGPVNYDLARKLASNSIGFVKPVPEQTATAISDAVHLAETWLDGVTALPAGTTRAVAWTPSDWLDNTLNTWKRLCDPVAEQLSTVWVSALPEEAKAMAGPLLAMMSQMGGMAFGSQLGQALGTLSKEVLTSTDIGLPLGPSGVAALMPEAVEAFGEGLEQPRSEVLTFLAAREAAHHRLFSHVPWLASQLLSAVEAFAKGMKIDMSGFEEMASGLDPASLMGDPAAMEKLLSQGMFEPKATPEQAAALERLETLLALIEGWVQTVVTAALGERLPGTSALSETLRRRRATGGPAEQTFATLVGLELRPRKMREAATLWEKLTDAVGADKRDAVWQHPDLLPGAADLDEPAAFIDRALGGDTSDLDQALADLEKDLKRDSGDDPAEG, translated from the coding sequence ATGGCTGACCTGCCTTTCGGCTTCTCCAGCGGCGACGACCCCGACCGCGACAAATCCAAGAAAGAGCCTGGACCAGGCTCTTCCGGTGGCTCGTCGGACCCGTTCGGGTTCGGTAACGCGTTCGGCGGCCCCGGCGGCGCCGGCATGCCCGACCTGGGCCAGATTTTCACCCAGCTCGGCGCGATGTTCAGCGGCGCGGGCGCCTCGATGAACAACCCGCAGTCCGGCCCGGTGAACTACGACCTGGCCCGCAAGCTGGCGTCGAACTCGATCGGGTTCGTCAAGCCCGTGCCCGAGCAGACCGCGACGGCCATCTCCGACGCCGTGCATCTTGCCGAGACCTGGCTCGATGGCGTCACCGCCCTGCCGGCCGGCACCACCCGCGCGGTGGCGTGGACGCCGAGCGACTGGCTCGACAACACCCTCAACACCTGGAAGCGGCTGTGCGACCCGGTCGCCGAGCAGCTGTCGACCGTGTGGGTGTCGGCGCTGCCCGAGGAGGCCAAGGCGATGGCCGGCCCGCTGCTGGCGATGATGTCGCAGATGGGCGGCATGGCGTTCGGCTCGCAGCTGGGCCAGGCGCTGGGGACGCTGTCCAAGGAGGTGCTGACGTCCACCGACATCGGCCTGCCGCTGGGGCCGTCCGGCGTTGCCGCGCTGATGCCCGAGGCAGTCGAGGCGTTCGGTGAGGGCCTCGAGCAGCCGCGCAGCGAGGTGCTGACGTTCCTCGCGGCGCGTGAGGCTGCCCACCACCGCCTGTTCAGCCACGTGCCGTGGCTGGCCAGCCAGCTGCTCAGCGCCGTCGAAGCCTTCGCCAAGGGCATGAAGATCGACATGAGCGGGTTCGAGGAAATGGCTTCCGGCCTGGACCCGGCATCGCTGATGGGCGATCCGGCGGCCATGGAGAAGCTGCTGAGCCAGGGCATGTTCGAGCCGAAGGCCACCCCCGAGCAGGCGGCGGCGCTCGAACGGCTCGAGACGCTGCTGGCGCTCATCGAGGGCTGGGTGCAGACCGTCGTCACCGCCGCACTCGGTGAGCGGCTGCCCGGCACGTCGGCACTGAGCGAGACGCTGCGTCGTCGTCGCGCCACCGGCGGGCCGGCCGAGCAGACCTTCGCGACCCTCGTGGGCCTGGAACTGCGGCCGCGCAAGATGCGCGAGGCCGCCACGCTGTGGGAGAAGCTGACCGACGCCGTCGGCGCCGACAAGCGCGACGCCGTCTGGCAGCACCCCGACCTGCTGCCCGGCGCAGCCGATCTCGACGAGCCCGCAGCCTTCATCGACCGGGCACTCGGCGGCGATACCTCAGACCTGGACCAGGCGCTGGCCGATCTGGAAAAGGACCTCAAGCGGGACTCGGGAGACGACCCAGCCGAGGGCTGA
- a CDS encoding TOMM precursor leader peptide-binding protein, which translates to MITSRQTLNPAMPVLQRPDGTVQLGWDPRRAIGIRPPDGLTVGDLADLLRGMQSGVDAESSQALALAAGLTDVDGWTGLVDALNSAGLLQTAPDTGRRPVSVRIHGSGPLSDLLAGALNCSGTRVRTSRFSHVAVTRDAADLVVLSDFLVADRRLVRDLHRAGVPHLPVRIRDGTGLIGPLVLPGATSCLNCADLHRSDRDASWPVLAAQLEGTVGSGDRATVLATAAVALNQVDRVIDAIRGGGSRAEPPPTLDATLEFDIGSRTTVVRRWSRHPLCDWCDRLS; encoded by the coding sequence ATGATCACGTCCCGTCAGACCCTGAACCCGGCCATGCCGGTGTTGCAGCGGCCCGACGGGACGGTGCAGCTCGGCTGGGACCCGCGGCGCGCCATCGGCATTCGGCCACCGGACGGGTTGACGGTCGGTGACCTGGCGGACCTGCTGCGCGGTATGCAGAGCGGCGTCGACGCCGAGAGCAGCCAGGCGCTCGCGCTGGCGGCCGGGCTGACCGACGTCGACGGCTGGACCGGCTTGGTCGACGCCCTGAACTCAGCGGGACTGTTGCAGACGGCGCCGGATACCGGCCGGCGACCGGTGTCGGTACGCATTCACGGCAGCGGTCCCCTCTCGGACCTGCTGGCCGGCGCCTTGAATTGTTCCGGAACCCGGGTGCGCACCAGCCGATTCAGCCACGTGGCCGTCACTCGGGACGCCGCCGATCTGGTGGTGCTGTCCGATTTCCTGGTCGCCGACCGCCGTCTGGTGCGCGACCTGCACCGTGCCGGGGTCCCGCATCTGCCGGTGCGGATCCGGGACGGCACCGGGCTGATCGGTCCCCTCGTTCTGCCCGGGGCGACGAGCTGCCTGAACTGTGCCGACCTCCACCGCAGCGACCGCGACGCGTCGTGGCCGGTGCTGGCCGCCCAGCTGGAGGGCACCGTCGGCAGCGGCGACCGTGCCACCGTGCTCGCCACCGCGGCGGTGGCGCTCAACCAGGTGGACCGGGTGATCGACGCGATCCGCGGCGGCGGGAGCCGCGCAGAACCACCGCCGACGCTCGATGCCACGCTCGAATTCGACATCGGCTCGCGGACCACCGTGGTGCGCCGGTGGTCGCGTCATCCGTTGTGTGACTGGTGCGATCGACTTTCGTGA
- a CDS encoding ABC1 kinase family protein, producing MDDVNVADIKRGSVARNAKLAGLAGGMAGRAALGLGKRLAGKSKDEVTAELMDKAANQLFTVLGELKGGAMKVGQALSVMEAAIPEQYGKPYREALTKLQREAPPLPAAKVHRVLDAQLGTKWRDRFQSFDDTPVASASIGQVHKAVWSDGREVAVKIQYPGADEALRADLKTIQRLVGVFKQLAPGADVQGVVDELIDRTEMELDYRLEADNQRAFAKAYAGHPHFKVPAIVASAPKVVIAEWMDGIPMSVIIREGTVEQRDLMGTRLSELTFDAPARLEIMHGDTHPGNFMLLPDGRMGVIDFGAVAPLPGGLPTAIGEMISLARDKNYEKLLPVMEDAGFIQPGEEVPIFEVDNMLRQYVEPIQSDVFHYTRRWIMKMAAGQLDNGVNQIKMARQLDMPPNLVIPLRVIASTVAICCQLDAHVPVKAIATELVPGFTP from the coding sequence ATGGATGATGTGAATGTGGCTGATATCAAACGGGGCAGTGTGGCACGCAACGCGAAGCTCGCCGGTCTGGCCGGCGGCATGGCGGGACGGGCGGCGCTGGGCTTGGGCAAGCGCCTGGCGGGCAAGTCCAAGGACGAGGTGACCGCCGAGCTGATGGACAAGGCGGCCAACCAGCTGTTCACCGTGCTGGGCGAGCTCAAGGGCGGCGCGATGAAGGTCGGCCAGGCCCTGTCGGTGATGGAGGCCGCGATACCCGAGCAGTACGGCAAGCCGTACCGCGAGGCGCTGACCAAGCTGCAGCGCGAAGCCCCGCCCCTGCCGGCCGCCAAGGTGCACCGCGTACTCGACGCACAGCTGGGCACCAAATGGCGCGACCGCTTCCAGTCCTTCGACGACACCCCGGTCGCGTCGGCCAGCATCGGGCAGGTACACAAGGCCGTCTGGTCCGACGGCCGCGAGGTCGCCGTCAAAATCCAGTACCCCGGCGCCGACGAGGCGCTGCGCGCCGACCTGAAGACCATTCAGCGTCTGGTCGGCGTCTTCAAGCAGCTGGCGCCCGGCGCCGACGTCCAGGGCGTCGTCGACGAACTGATCGACCGCACCGAGATGGAACTGGACTACCGGCTGGAAGCCGACAACCAGCGGGCGTTCGCCAAGGCTTACGCCGGGCACCCGCACTTCAAGGTGCCGGCGATCGTGGCCAGCGCGCCGAAGGTCGTCATCGCCGAGTGGATGGACGGCATCCCGATGTCGGTGATCATCCGGGAGGGCACCGTCGAACAGCGCGACCTGATGGGTACCCGCCTGTCGGAGCTGACATTCGATGCGCCGGCGCGCCTGGAGATCATGCACGGGGACACCCACCCCGGGAATTTCATGCTGCTGCCCGACGGCCGCATGGGCGTCATCGACTTCGGCGCGGTGGCGCCGCTGCCCGGTGGGCTGCCGACCGCGATCGGCGAGATGATCAGCCTGGCGCGGGACAAGAACTACGAGAAGCTGCTGCCGGTGATGGAGGATGCCGGGTTCATCCAGCCGGGCGAAGAGGTCCCGATCTTCGAGGTCGACAACATGCTGCGGCAGTACGTCGAGCCGATCCAGAGCGATGTCTTCCACTACACGCGGCGCTGGATCATGAAAATGGCTGCGGGCCAGTTGGACAACGGCGTGAACCAGATCAAGATGGCCCGTCAGCTCGACATGCCGCCGAACCTGGTCATTCCGCTGCGCGTGATCGCATCGACCGTGGCGATCTGCTGTCAGCTGGACGCCCACGTCCCCGTGAAAGCCATTGCCACGGAACTGGTTCCGGGCTTCACGCCGTAA
- a CDS encoding WhiB family transcriptional regulator has protein sequence MTSQTCRQRLAVPCHVGDPDMWFADNPTQLEQAKALCADCPIRLQCLNEALEREEPWGVWGGEILERGAVIARKRPRGRPRKDVVAA, from the coding sequence ATGACTAGCCAGACTTGCCGACAAAGGCTGGCGGTGCCATGTCATGTCGGCGACCCCGATATGTGGTTCGCTGACAACCCCACTCAGCTGGAACAGGCGAAGGCGCTGTGCGCCGACTGCCCGATCCGGCTCCAGTGCCTCAACGAGGCGCTGGAACGTGAAGAGCCGTGGGGTGTTTGGGGCGGGGAGATCCTCGAACGGGGTGCCGTCATCGCACGCAAGCGTCCGCGCGGTCGTCCGCGTAAGGACGTCGTCGCGGCATGA